A segment of the Zingiber officinale cultivar Zhangliang chromosome 8B, Zo_v1.1, whole genome shotgun sequence genome:
AAATCATTCCGATAGGTGCCCATTCACTCATGTCTTCACCCCAGATAAATGTGTGTGTGTCAATTACCCCACCAGCCCATGCAGTTTTAAGAGTTATAAGCTCCAAAGGCCCTCTGGTGCGTCCAAGCCGATCTTTATAATACCAGCCACCAGTTTTCATGATGACTATTTTTACGATGGTAGATTACAAGAAATGGATATGAGGTCAGAATTGCAAAATATAACAAattcaactcaatcaattaacaaACTGCTAAGCTCTCCATACAACTTTTAAGGACGAAATGGATATGAGGTCAGAATTACAAATTATAACAAattcaactcaatcaattaacaaACTACTAAGCTCTCCATACAACTTTTAAGGACTACAACAGCTCATCCTGTCTGCATCTTCCGAACAATCAACACGTTCACCCTTAAATGAACTGCTTTCTAGTGGGAAAATCATGCATATGATTGGAACAAAGCATGTGATATTATCTGAACATAAAAAAGGTTACAAATCATTAAAGTTAAAATCATTTCATAAATGTATTGCGTGCAATAGGGTAATTGTGAGTCTAAGATGTGCTATTGTTGCAACCAATCTCAGAAGTAAACACATGCTCAAATATATTATCTCAATGCATGTGATGTTCAATTTAGAAAGAACATAAGCAAATCAAGACTCTTCTTTGTTCAATGTGGTTGTCTTTGACATTTGTAGGTCCAGCAACAATTTGTTAGTAGCTTACAAAAGTTCTTTCTCATCAGGTTTATACTTATTGCTAGTTTTATTAATTCCACAAGAAGATTATGAACATAATGAATATTGGCAATATAAAGATGCTTGCACTTCAAAGTCCTAGATACAAAATAAATGTAACTATTTTAGTATCTGTTTAAGCATTTGTAAACTTCTTCTAAGTAGTAATCAGTTGCAAGGTTCCTAAATGCACAATATCACATGTATAATTAATATAAAttgtttatattttgaaaatacatCCAAATGAGCAAATTTATGACGAATATTTCAATGGTAATTGTCGTCTTTATCACTGAGTTTAGAAGCATCATACTTCGAAGTCGTAATGAGAAAATTGAACTATAATTCTTTATCAGAATCAATGTGTAATATTCATCCAAAAAGTTGAACCAAAACTCACAGTCATAATACCGCTTCTCCAGCCGTTTATACCCGATCGCTTGTGCCACATCGATAGGCCGCCCAGGGGGATACGGCCGCTGGCGGAAACCCCACAACCCCAAAAAGAACTGCCTGGCAAAATCCCAGAACTTTTCGTCGGACTCCTCCTTGGTCCTGATCGACTTTCTCGGCATTGGCCGTCCGTCCAACCCTGGCACATGAGGGAGCTTCTTCCACAGCTCCCGGTCCTCCCGCCGGTAGGGGTACTTGTTCTTCTCGAGCTCAATCTCGTTGACCTTGTCGGCGATAAGCTCAGCTCGGCGAAGGAACTTGACCACGGGATTCTGGTTGAACTCCTCCCACCACTGCTCGTTCTCCACGACCTCCTCGGGTGTGGGGTtgtccttcttctctaagcacgGGTCTTCGGCGAGGATGCGCTCGACCTCGGGGGTGTGGCGGAAGTCGGGGCGTTGCTCGCACTCCCAGAAGAATTGCTCGAGCATCTGGGAGTATATTCCGGGGGATTCATTGGAGGCAGCGACGGGAGCAGAGGAGGAGGCAGGGGCGGAGGCGGCGGTGGTGGAGGCGGGTTTGTCGGCGATGGGAAAGGATAGGTTCCGGTTACTTCCGATGCAGGCGAAGAGGTGGGCTTTTGAGGGATTCGGGGGCTTCGGGAACCAATTGTCGCCGATCCATCCGAGGTTGATGGACGCCATGAACTGATAGGTTAGGGTTTTGCAGAATGGGGTTAAACCGAACGCGATGGAAGACGATAGGATAATAGATAGAGCACGCGGCGAAGATTTAGTTGACTCAAGAGAATACCCGCGTTTCAAATGGTGAGGTTAGATGGATCCCATTGGGTAAGATATTAAGGCTATGAAAATAGCTATCAGGTCGGAGAGTCAAAACTTCAAAAACAGATGACTCAACGTATAATTTCCTAAACTGTCTAATTTCCTAAACTGTCTAATTATTTATTACTATTATTCCAATTCCCATGAAGCcttttaaactgatttttttaATTGTCACTATTTTgccttgtttaaaaaaaaataataacaaaaacacAAACATGAGTTAGGTAATAACACTTTTCGATCCCAGAGTACAAACATCAACAGATTGCAGAATTCAGCTTTCCAAATCATA
Coding sequences within it:
- the LOC122015576 gene encoding protein TIC 56, chloroplastic-like → MASINLGWIGDNWFPKPPNPSKAHLFACIGSNRNLSFPIADKPASTTAASAPASSSAPVAASNESPGIYSQMLEQFFWECEQRPDFRHTPEVERILAEDPCLEKKDNPTPEEVVENEQWWEEFNQNPVVKFLRRAELIADKVNEIELEKNKYPYRREDRELWKKLPHVPGLDGRPMPRKSIRTKEESDEKFWDFARQFFLGLWGFRQRPYPPGRPIDVAQAIGYKRLEKRYYDFIMKTGGWYYKDRLGRTRGPLELITLKTAWAGGVIDTHTFIWGEDMSEWAPIGMIYGLEKAIATWEVRLGAAATAFLHKLQKGIPPWTPLKGFEKKTYKQLQEEAIESKKRDMAVLEANGGIWPGVRTPSHAMFLWASGSELTTILEKDYMPNKYISKELRYRLAKIIPGLRPWEVLSVEQAMDQITYGGEWYREPLGWYTTGPPYIRSWNRDVKRLYRIFRSLSYRIYSKLDRTIPGFRKIMEKVNVDAAARDQQRKEEMAALENAKSEANLSERRVSSYP